The region TGGAACTTTATCTAGCAATAGCATGCTAAGCTATGTGCTATGCCTGGTGGAGTGGTGGTGATTCTTGATCAAGGATATTTTCAACAGGCAAGTCTTTCTCCACCACCAACACTGCAGGCATTGGGACTGAGTGCACTGCACTCAAAGAAATGTGACATGCTTGTGACAGCAAAGTCAAGCTTTTCGGCCAACTTTTGTGTTCAATATACTTCTTTTACACAACCTCATGTCATGCATAAAAAAACAGCTTCTTAGAGGATTAATAATAGCCCTACATATCTTTTTAGTTAAATCCTTTTATTAATGGTGGGTTCCACTCATTGTCTGCCAATTTTTTCATTGCACATGCTGCACAATTGGTGGatccaaaaaaacaaaacaaaagttGCATCATCGTCAATTCACCATCATGATTACTACTATCTATCTCAGCCCTAGACATTTTTAGAGCTATAAGGTTGTAAACTATAATGACAATTTCATAAAGAGCAAGAGAAGTGGATCAACTTGTCCTTAATCCATTGAATTAATTTCTGTACTTAATGTTTATATATCTACCAATTGATGTGCCTTTACCATTAGGCTTTTCCCAAAAGAATTTGAGCCTTTTCtacattttgatattttttctctctattcACACATGAGAGAAACAAGATAAAACTTTCATACATAAATAGTCATATTGTTCCTACACGATGACTCATATTCTTTTGCTTCTTTCAGCAGAGATAATCATCAATGGATATGGAATCATGTGTGCCTCCAGGATTCAGATTTCATCCAACAGAAGAGGAGCTTGTGGGGTATTACCTCAAGAGGAAGATAAACTCACTGAAAATCGATCTAGATGTTATTGTTGAGGTCGATCTCTACAAAATAGAACCATGGGACATACAAGGTATTGCAATTACCAAAATGCAATCTATGTAGCTAACatctactccctccggtcctatttataagcaacaaaaaaaaaattcacatagtttaataaatgtagttaaactagataaaatgcattaaatttgtcttaaattaaaatgaacttccaaaattaccctttgttattagtgttggaaagtggaaaagagagagaataattaatgagacacattttacaagttagaattaataagggcatcattggaaaaaattaattaatatagctcaaactttcatttggttcttataaaaatgactaagatttttcttctctttcatgcttataaataggaccggagggagtatgttTTTATGACTTTcatttagagaaaaaaaaaaaactttgaaaaTTTGATAAACTTCAGTTGATTATTGAATATTTAtacaataatataatatttagacatTCAAACAGTGAAATTAACCAACAAAcgctttatttttctttttatctctttttttcctttctcactCATGTGTATGTTAGGTATATGCACTATGCGTGTCCATGAatcattttctttatttataCCTATATCAACCTCATGATGCAAGAGATAAGCCATTTTAGTTACAAATGATGTGGTTTGTTTGAGATGTGCAGATAGGTGCAAGCTAGGATACGAGCAACAGAACGAGTGGTACTTTTTCAGCCACAAGGATAAGAAATATCCAACAGGGACAAGAACTAACAGGGCCACTGCTGCTGGATTCTGGAAAGCAACTGGAAGGGACAAGGCTGTGATGTCCAAAAACAGAATAATAGGGATGAGGAAGACCCTGGTGTTCTACAAAGGAAGAGCCCCAAATGGGAGGAAAACTGACTGGATCATGCATGAGTATAGGCATCAAACCTCTGAACATGGCCCTCCACAGGCAAGTTAATTATACAATTTGTTTTTCATCTTGAATTTTGTCAACCATTTTAATTATTGTCTACATATACATGTGCTACTAGCAAAGCAAATTCATCTAATGGTTGTTtccaatattttattttatacatAGAAAACAATAATGGTAGGGAGACATACAAATAATGCAAACATTCATCAGACACACAtacctcattttttttatatctctttCTTATTATATATCACATTCATTACTTCTATTTCTTCACTTTTTTTCTCACTTTAAGTATTTTTGTATAGATGTATTCAGAATGCAAATGTTTATTAATAATTTTCCAAACGAAAAAGCTCATGCTTTTCAATAGTTGTTTCATAAGTTATGTAGCAAGACAAGGCAAGCATGACATTTTGAAAAACAATAATGTTTTTTTCCACACTGTGTGAACAGTATGATATGTACACACAGTACACCAATTTTCTTTCTATCTATCATTTCTTATCATATCACCCCATATATTACATGTATTACTTGTCTCTTCCTTATGTTGTTGATATCATTATATAGTCATCAAAAACTGAACTTAGTAGTTAATTACTGCAGGAAGAAGGCTGGGTTGTGTGCAGAGCATTTCGAAAGCCAAGTCCAAGTCACAGGCAAGGTTTTGAGTCATGGTGCACCAACCAACCACAGTTTTTCAGAGaccatcatcatcaaagctATACAAGGCCCTTATCAATTACAGATATTTTAAACGAAACTAATAATGTTCTTCATCCTGCTGAAGGCACGAGTTATAGTAGCCACCCTTTCAGCTCAGAGCAACCGTTTCTACCTAACCAAACTGTCATGGACAAACAACAACTCATTGAGCTTCCACAACTAGATAGCCCCACTGCAAGTTTAGCACTCAATGAACAACGTCTTAATGGCCTAACAACAAATGAAGATCATTGCAGTGATGAAAGGAGCAATAACAGTGGACAAGTTGGCATTGATTGGAAAAGCTTGGACAGCTTGTTCACTTCACAATTTACAGATACCActaattacttttcacatcCACATAACTTGCCCATGATGGTTCCCCATGGCCATGAGCTACAACCTCAAAATCAACCTAATCATGTCCTAGGATGCTTTCCTGATTTATAACTTGAGTGTCAACATCCACTAGCCAATAAATAAAGTCTCTAATAGCGTGTTTGGaatcaaattatttttttctcagaatcaacTCTTACATCCCGAAGCTGCTCAAAGAACCTTcttctcataattgattttggcttcagaGTCAAAATAGCGTGTTTGGaatcaaattatttttttctcagaatcaacTCTTACATCCCGAAGCTGCTCAAAGAACCTTcttctcataattgattttggcttcagaGTCAGTTGTAGAATGATTTTTCAAGCATACACGCATTAAGTAAGATGATGGATTCATAATATCTTCCATTTGTCTTACCACAAGTTAATTTAGAAGTTGCTGAAGATTGACGTTGTTCATTATATAGAAGATGTCAAGATGGaattctataatttttttcttgacAAAGGAAGATTCGCTTGAAGAGTGATTCTCTCCTTTGGTTTAGAGTTCAAATTAAAAGACAaagcttttcttttttcttcttttggtaCTAAGTTTAACTTTTCACTGTCTTGGCTATGTACCTTATAAATGTAAATTCTCTTTATTTCATGCATAGTGTGGCCTTACTTAATTTGCTTTATGCTATTTCTGTTCATCATTTGAAGTTTGTGAGAGCTTTAGGAGTTAGGACCACGTAGTTTGGTCGACCCTACCCCAATCGATTAGTGTTAATgtgaaagaaagaaagcaaTGGAGAGAGCAGCTTAATTGTGTCATTGATGTTGACTTGAGCATGGTCAATCACACCAAACACCAAGGTTTAtcatttcaaaaatattcaaaatGCATGCTTTTTATTAAGTGTGATACATGTGAGAAGGATGAATACACAATACCAAAGCAATTCTCTTTCAGGCATTTTATCAAGCACGTTATAGAGAAGGGTGGGGGAGGTGGGGCGAAGGATGGGGGAGAGTGAAGTTGGGGTAAAAACTAAATTGAATGGTAAAATGAAATATTTGGTTCACATTTGACGGTTTTACATGTTACTTAACGCGTCATGTCAATGTTTCCTTAAGTTTGCCTTATAGCAAGGAGATGAGAGACTAACGTAATTGAGTTTGTTTCATTCAAGGTATTTTAGGATGAGGGAAAGAGAGTGAAATTGGTGTAGGAACTAAATTGAAtgctaaaatgaaatatttggTTGAAATTTAACGGCCTACGTGTTACTTAATGCACCATGTCAACGCTTCCTTACAAAAAATGAGACGAGAGACTAACATAATTTGTTGATGAAGCTAAGATCGACGCTTCTTGAGCCTAATAGTGGTCTAATAGGTCGGTTTAAAACacttaggtagcgtttggtataCATATGGAAacggaacggaacgggacatatGGGTTCTATTCTGTGTTTGTCATGCTTTTGAGATGGAACGAAACAGGATATGAAGCTTCAGGAACGGGACATTTTGGTTCCATaaaaaagggtggaacggaagggaacgAAACAGAACACTCAATCAAAAGACAAAATTGACCCCAAATTTATTATCTGTATCTCGTTATCAATTCAATTAACTCTTATgttttcttcatcatcacatAACATAATTTCCTATCACTATTATTTTTCACCACTAATTCGCTGCACAATTAACATCTGGAACGagattgcatatatatatatatatatatatatatatatatatagaggatgtatcttatgagaaaggtaatcttatgtgagaaaatgagaataaatcacgaccgttagatctaaccatcaacggtcaagattaaaacattaagccatgtgacttttttaagtgatcatgtgacaatcacatgaccattaaattcttttaatcttaactattgattgttagatctaacggtcgtgatttattctcattttctcacataagattaccTTTCTCATCATCagatatcaatatcaatatgaaGAACAAATTCTAGTTCATTTGAAGAAAATTCGTTTACGCTATTTTTACGTTTTattgttttgctaattttttattttgagttttatcattaatttatataattataaatAGAAATAATATAACTATTTGATTTATGTAACTAAATTGATAAGTACCACACTTTTTtcaggaaaataaaataatattatttataaaattattacaCGTTTAACTATATTCATAATTAACATTTATGCATATATTATTCATAAATTTATAAATctcttgaaaaaaattattataaactaagataaaaataattttttaaggtACAAGTTAATTTGTACACaataatatatatgaaaaaGTTATTCTATTTAATCTATTTTATGCATTATTCAAACATTAAACATGATAGAGACATATATGTAATTAATCGTGTGGTCCTGTTCTGTCCATTTTGCATTTACCAAACACGGAACACATGCAATTATTATTCTAttctgttccgttccgttctgtTCTGTCCCGTTCTGTTTGGTTTCCAAAGGCTACCTTATTCTTACGTGATAATTAACACACAAAACGCAAGGTGACTTGATTTTCAACTaatttcccccccccccctgaCAGTTTGCTTTGGGTTACTTTTGGCCCACCCATTTTTACTATGAATAACGTTATAAGTCTTATTTCCAACACTATTTTCAACTCTCTTTTATCCattggttgaaattcatgtgagatccattaaaatttaaaagtgtGGTTCTCACTTCCTAATTAACATGACTCACAATCACATGAATTGCTAGAGCTTCTCTTTTACTATTTGCATACctatttgttttaaaattttaagagaAAAGAAAGGTGTTAGGGTGTGTAAACAATAAAAGAAGTGTGTAAAAATAAtcccccaatttttttttgtaaggtGGCTTGTGGGCTTTATTTGTGGGTCGAGCTGCGTGGTCCAGTTGGAGACTTTGTTTTCCCAGCTCTAGTAAAACCTTaacttgacaaaaaaaatggcAATTGctcaaaaaaaaatggcatatCCACTCAGCCTAAAATCTATAAAAGGTATATTCACTAATGTTCTTCTCATACACATCAGAGTAACTATCCTAATACTCCCTcccttcctttttaagtgtcattttagaagaattttgttgttcctatttaactgtcattttgatgttttaaggttctatttgtcaattatacccttactttttcaataactcaacttcacattttccataaaattcTCCTATCTCAATAACTATGAAGagttttatgactttatgattagGTGAGAGTGGTAgatggtttaatgatatgagagtggaaaaaaaactaacaatccactatcttggttagagagctttatgactttatgattaagatgtgagagggtagaatgggaaaaaaccctctaacaatccactatcttggttggagagttTTATGGTAaaatgacacttaaaaaggaacgaaGGAAGTACTATATAATTTCATATTTATCAtagcatataaaataaaatgattttttaccATTAAAGTCAATTTTTATCATtattaattaagaaattaatagttaaaattataattatgcATTTGTAGATGGGATAGAACATAATGTGAGTGTGAATGATTCACAATTATTCTTAAACATAAATTAATCTTTAATTAACAATTATGTTGATAGATAGATGATAGAATATTGTTTGTCGATATATTTAGGATTTGACTCTCACCTTAACTcttatgattaaaaaaaattccaatggTTGGCTCTCTATCGATTAGTGTGCTGACACTTGAACGAGAGATTAGTCTCACAAATattcggaattttttttttgttattttttttaattttgattgtaACACTTAACTTTTTAAATATAAGTTAATTCAAAACTTGTATACTTACTTCTTCCATTCCAACTTCCAAGTTCAAAAAGCTCCTTCcccatctctctctctcagacAACAAAAAGAAAACTGCTTTGGAGTTCAATTTATCAGAAGGATCCAC is a window of Lotus japonicus ecotype B-129 chromosome 5, LjGifu_v1.2 DNA encoding:
- the LOC130721371 gene encoding NAC domain-containing protein 30, translated to MDMESCVPPGFRFHPTEEELVGYYLKRKINSLKIDLDVIVEVDLYKIEPWDIQDRCKLGYEQQNEWYFFSHKDKKYPTGTRTNRATAAGFWKATGRDKAVMSKNRIIGMRKTLVFYKGRAPNGRKTDWIMHEYRHQTSEHGPPQAKGWVVCRAFRKPSPSHRQGFESWCTNQPQFFRDHHHQSYTRPLSITDILNETNNVLHPAEGTSYSSHPFSSEQPFLPNQTVMDKQQLIELPQLDSPTASLALNEQRLNGLTTNEDHCSDERSNNSGQVGIDWKSLDSLFTSQFTDTTNYFSHPHNLPMMVPHGHELQPQNQPNHVLGCFPDL